Part of the Metarhizium brunneum chromosome 6, complete sequence genome is shown below.
TCAAAGCAGAACCTACCAGTCATGCCACGCATTCGCAAGTGAGTGGGCGAAACAAACTCCAACTACCGAACACTGGTCTGTGCTTCGCCTCTCACAAACCGGACAAGGGACATGCCAACGGGCATCTGGGCACTGGGGCTTTAACACATGGATTTGAGCGTCCTGACTAGCTCACGTGCTGTTCTGCTCAAGGCAGAAAGAAATACTACCCAAAACAGACGGATAGAAATTGACATGTCTCATGCTCATGTTTGTTGTCTTgaggcaaagaaaaaaacattTTCCCTTAGTTTAATTACACCCCATGATTTGCCCTGCTGGTCTCCGGCCGCATCCGCTTTCAACTCGTCCTAGCCtagtgtacatacataagtaGTAGTAATAATACCTGACATATGCCATTAATCTGTACGGTACTACAGTGTAGTACTTCCTGTCGAATACTTCGTACAATAAACTAGTACTACTAACCTTGGCCCACACGATGGGATGGAGACTGGCGAAACATGTATTCTACTATTGTTCCGATGCATCCCTGTCCATGACTAGAGTGATCTTCCTGCCGGCCGGCCAGTCGGACGAGTTCATGTCCTCGGggcatatgtacatacatgtgccTCTCTCTTTCAACCTCCTGGATGCCAGCCAGTTCGATTCATGTCTAGTCTGGATGCACTTAATTATTGTCCCTCTCCTTTCCTTTCATAGGGCCAGAATGTGGCCGGCTTCTGGGGGGGTTGGCGTGCCTCTCAATAGGCATCGCTCGTTGCTCATTTGTGCGTTGGTTTTTTCTGAACTCATTGTCCCTCCCCTCTCAAGTTGACGGAGACATGGTGGTTGAACTCTAGCGCCTCAAGGGGAGATCCAACAAAGCCGGGCCTGCGTTTGGCTGCTCGGAGGTTCGCAGATCCACCTCGTCCTAGCCGCCCacatgttgaagaagcttgGTGCCTTTCTAGCCTTTTAGTCAGGGGAATGTGGTGGGTCCTCGGCACAATGGTAGGCATTTCGGCTGTCCTTGGGGACCAGTGGACACAGCAGGGTCCTGTCTGGTTGCTTGTCAACCCCTCTTGTGGCCCCCACGGCCCCCGTCACCCCGTCACCCTGGCCCCCTGTCCCCCTGTCAGTCAATCCCTACCCAAATTCAATGTTTGGTCACTTCACCTTCTCCTGCTCCATTAAGCACCGAGTCGACCAGTGATATGGACATGGCATGTGCCTGTAAGCCGCTCTTGGTTTGGTGTGCATCTTCTCCTCTATTTCCCCTGCTTCTCGACGGCTTTCCCCCGCTGTTCTTTGACTCGAGCCCTCGATTGTGGTAACCGACAGCCATTGTACTATTATTCCAATATTGCCTTGCCGTCTTCCTCCATTCCTCCATCCGTCTTCTCTCTTGCTTAAACCTCTCGCCACATTCATTCTACACTTGTTTCTCTCGGGTAACATATCCTGAGTCCTGACCATCGTACGCCTTGCGCATTACTTGCCAAGCTCGAATCTTTCTACCCAGACACAATCATCTCCACTTCAAGCCAGAGTGCGAATAAGACCAATGGCATCCAAACCCGAGTTACGCCTCACCACAACCATGCCGGCAGCCAACTCCGATCTCGAGGCCAAGCAACCCCGGAGCGCACTGCGCAGCCCTCGCTTCCGCGAAGATTTCGATGCGCCCTTCTCAGAGGCCCTCCTAAACGCATCAACAATGACACTCGCCACCGAGAGCGACAAGTCGCCGCTCTCTCAGCACCCCAGCGACATCTCAATCACTAAGCCGGCTCACTCGCCCCGCCCCACGCAATCACGCGAAGATAGCTGGTCATCCACAAACTCTAGCCGAAGCGCGAGCAGCTCGAGCTCCGGCGTGAATGACAGGTTAAGAGAATGGGCTCGGAAGTCGTTCTTGGGGCTGAGGCGCTCGGACGACGGGGAATCCTCGCGGCCATCATGATCTGTTACAAATgcaaagtaaaaaaaaagacaacaCCAAAAAGCAACGACACCGCAGCTATGCTTTTATCCCGAAAGAGATTCATGACGAATTATGAGCGCTACGCCCACGACTATTCATGTCTTTAGAATATGTGACCCTCCTCGAGGCAGTTCGCAACtaaagagagaaaaaaggcAGGGAGGACATCTATGACTGACACAGCCATGTTCCCCCCTTTACTAAAAGGTGTTTTGATGGACGATTTACCatgtatataattttatatacCTATCTACTACGGCGACACAGCCGCTTTTTTAATGATGCACAGTATTTGTTCCATGTCGGGCCaagttaaataataatacgTACTCGTGGCTAGAATACGCCTCCGCCAATGATGAATATCCTCTgctcttccttcttggccCACTGAATAATCTTGTTCGCGCCCTGAGTCATGGCCGCGCGAGACAAGTTTGGTCCCCCGATGCAATAAAATTCAAAGACGGGCGTGATCCACGCCAGACAAGTCGCCTCCTCGCTCGAGCAGTGCAGAACCTTAAGATGCGCGTGTTTAGCGTGCACAGAGGCATGTAGCTCGTGGTATAGCGACAGTAGCCTTCGTCTCTCGACGACATGGGCGAACAAGGGTTGTAGCGACGACATGCAAAACTGCACGTTTGCCCGAGATTTGTACAGGAAGTGGCTGACTTGGCTTCCGGGCGCAACTTGCGACACGGCAGGTCGGCCGGCGCGCGCTGCCTTGCGAATGGTGGCTAGGCTGCCGCTTTTCGCCAAGGCCTGCGCAACGTCATCGCGCATTTGCTTGAGGCTGAAGAAACTCTCCTTGTCTGCGCTTATGAGGATCATGGCTATCTCTTCGCTGGGCGTCTGCACATTTGTTGGACTGCCTGGCGGTTGCACTTCCGGCGAGTCTTCGAAGAAGCTGACGTACATGTACAAATAGCCCTTGTTGTTGAATGCAGGTAGACAGATGGGAATCCAgttctcgccgccgccgcccttgaTGCCGTCTGATTCGAAGAGCATGTTGAAGATGAGCCGCAGGTCACTGGGGTGGAGAGaatgccgccgcggccgcacGACACTCACGAGTTTCCCGCCAGCGACGATGAGCCCGTAGAGCAGCTTATCGGTTCGTAGCTTCAAAAAAGTATTGTTGATGGCGTGGCGCTCAGACTTGCGCAGCTTCAAACACTCTAATGAGCCTAGGAGGGTCGATGCAGAGCCAAGGGTGAATGTGTCTGCCAAGGAGGATAGTAAGGACTCTGTGCCTTGGAGTGGTTTGCGCAAGTCGGACGATGGTCGGTTGACGAATATATTCTTTAGCGTGGGTAGTGTCAGCGTTGACAGAATCTGCATGTATAACGCCTCGAGCTGGGACCGAAGTTGCGCATCACTCTCGCCGAGCTTGCTTATAGCCACGAGATGAAGAGGGCCTTGGGTTAATACCACGAATCTGGTGCTGCCCGCTGTGAAGCCTTGCAAAGGGTTCTTGGCTCCTTCGTAGAATGATATGATTGTCTGAATAACTCCGATGGACGAGTTGATGAGGTCGAGGTCTCCGTGACGGCTCCAAATGGGTTTTCCGGCAGATGACAGGATCATGTAATGCTTAAGTTTTGACTTCCACATTAATACTCGCTCTTCGTCTTTGACATTCTCGTCCTCTTGGGATGGAATGGGCTGGAATTCATCCTCGAAACCGGCAAGTCCATCCTGAGCCCCTGAAAGATGTCGTTGGAATGGCTGGACTGTAGCAGactgggcttggagcaaattCCACGCTGGAGTGCGCTTGTGAAAGTCGGAAACCATTAAGCTTGCAATGTCCCCAGCTGGCCGCATGGTCGGCGCAAAGCTCATCATGCTTGCAGCGTCATCAGGCCCTTCCCCACCAGATAGGCTGGCTTTGTATCCTGGTGAATCATAACCACTGCCCACGGGGGTGGAAACTGACCTGTTCCCGGGCGTTGAGAATGTTCCCCGGGTTCCGTCCGGAAAGGAAAGCGTCTGGATGTCCACAGACGTCAACGCCGTGGTAGGCTGGGCCTGCAAGCCTCTCGATTCCGCAGTGGTAGCTACAGCTTTGCGAGGGGGTAACGGGGGAGgctgctcctcctcttcggtgGGAGGTTTAGTCTCTCTGCCCATGATACTGCCGCGGATGGTAGTTGTCGCATCTCAAAGGGGAGGTCACGGGGCGGGTTGAGTGATGTCGACACGGCTTACACTACAACGGGTAACTAAAGCGCCCGAAAAATGGTGGTAAACTGTCGAATAGACCAGGACATGGTTGTTTTTGGCTTTGGGAGCCGACGAcagtgaggatgaggacgggGTCGAGGCCGAAGGCGTGGATGAAATGAACATGTGCGGTCACGTCTGCCTGAGGGGCTGTGACGTCTTGACATGTCTTGTAGCAGCAGCTGGCTCGTGGCTCGAGGTGGCCTTGCGCCAATGGGCAACCCTGTGGCTTCTACCAGGTTAGCAACAAACCAATCACAGACGTTCCAGCCACGCGACCCCTGCGCGTCGACCACTCTTTTGGAAGTGGTGGCTTGTGAAACGTAGCCTCACATCAGTCAACTGATGCGGATGCGTGTCGACCTGAAGGATGGATGGTCGCGAATCCACCCCACGTCACCCTCCCTTGACAGCTGTACTGCTCGGTCTAACACACGATCCTTCGGACCAGACGTTCGACAAGCGATGCCCTCAGGATACCACATGATCCGATTGCTTCACGACCATGGCGCTTGATCCGGGATCCGGCGCCATTGCGGGCTCGCCTGAGAGTTCCGGCCGGGATTCTCCCATACCGCGTCAATGGAGAAACCAACTTGGAGGAGGTTAGCCACCAGGCAGCACTGTTGTGATGCCGAATCGATGCTAATGCGTGGGAACAGAGGAAATCCCGATCAAGGACAAAGCTTATCGCAGATATGCTGCTGGCGTTGAGAAGACACTTTCGCTGTTTGAAACCGCCCTCGAGGAATGGGCAGACTATATTTCCTTTTTgaacaagctgctcaaggtaTGCTTTGCGCCAACTCGTCTAGAAGCTTTAAATAGCATCATATTTTCTAACGTGGTTGTGACTAGTCGCTTCAAGCTCGGCCACCATCGTTTCATTCCATTCCAACCAAGGCCCTCGTTGCCAAACGTCTTTCGCAATGCCTCAATCCCGCTCTGCCATCGGGTGTACACCAAAAGGCCCTCGAGCTGTACAACTATATATTCACAACGATAGGGACGGATGGCCTGTCTCGGGACCTGCCCCTATATCTCCCGGGCCTTGCGCCTACACTGTCATTCGCCTCGCTGTCTGTCCGATCGCCG
Proteins encoded:
- the MON1 gene encoding Vacuolar fusion protein MON1, with translation MGRETKPPTEEEEQPPPLPPRKAVATTAESRGLQAQPTTALTSVDIQTLSFPDGTRGTFSTPGNRSVSTPVGSGYDSPGYKASLSGGEGPDDAASMMSFAPTMRPAGDIASLMVSDFHKRTPAWNLLQAQSATVQPFQRHLSGAQDGLAGFEDEFQPIPSQEDENVKDEERVLMWKSKLKHYMILSSAGKPIWSRHGDLDLINSSIGVIQTIISFYEGAKNPLQGFTAGSTRFVVLTQGPLHLVAISKLGESDAQLRSQLEALYMQILSTLTLPTLKNIFVNRPSSDLRKPLQGTESLLSSLADTFTLGSASTLLGSLECLKLRKSERHAINNTFLKLRTDKLLYGLIVAGGKLVSVVRPRRHSLHPSDLRLIFNMLFESDGIKGGGGENWIPICLPAFNNKGYLYMYVSFFEDSPEVQPPGSPTNVQTPSEEIAMILISADKESFFSLKQMRDDVAQALAKSGSLATIRKAARAGRPAVSQVAPGSQVSHFLYKSRANVQFCMSSLQPLFAHVVERRRLLSLYHELHASVHAKHAHLKVLHCSSEEATCLAWITPVFEFYCIGGPNLSRAAMTQGANKIIQWAKKEEQRIFIIGGGVF